The Myroides phaeus DNA segment GCAGCTCCCACAGTAAACTTGTCTATAAACAAGAAATTAGCTGTTAAGTCCACTTGCAATGGCGCTCCCGATACAGCCTTTGCTAAAAAAGCAGGCTTAAACTTCAAGCTTGGATTTAACTCAAACACATACCCTCCCATTACATAGAAGTGTGCTTTCTGACTCATCACGGTAATCTCATTATCGTCATAGCGATCAGTTGTCAAGAAATTAGGCACAGACAATCCCACATACGCTTTGTCAGAATACAAGTACAAACCAGCCCCAACATTCGGGTTAAATTTATTCTTGATATTGTTTGCCAACTCCGCAGCAGAAGGATCATAAGCGTGTAGTTTATCGTACTCCACATCAAGTAAATTAGCAGTAGCTTTCACACCAAATGCCAATTTAAAATCGCGGTTTACGTCTATAGTGTATGACATGTCTAACGAGATATTATTCTCTGTCATCACCCCTAATTTATCATTGGTAAACGTACCTCCAATTCCCAATTTAGAATCGCCTATCGGACTATGAGCAGATAGATGAGCTGTTTTAGGAGCCCCATCCAGTCCTACCCATTGTGCGCGATAATGTCCAAAAAGAGAAAGCGCCCCTGTAGACCCCGCATAAGCAGGGTTTACGTTAGAGGGATTGTACATATACTGAGTATATTGAGGATCTTGTTGACCAAAAGTTTGTTGGGCTGTAGCTAAACATACCAAGCACAAGCCCACTTTTTTTAGTATTGAATTGTAATTCATCTGTCTTTTCATTAATTAGATTCTAAGTGTAGGTATCCTGTTTTTTTAATTCTACGAGAAGCCCCTGTAGATTTATCCGGATACTCATACGTTACCACAAAGTAATAAGTACCCGATGGCAACTTCTCATTTTTATTCATTGTTACCCTACCCTCAGAATAGCCTTTAAAGACATTTCCATTACTGTTATAATTCGTTGTTTCGTAAACTTTAACTCCCCAACGATTATATATTTCCACGCGGTTATCTGGATATTTGTTCAAGTTATCAATGCGGAAAAACTCATTGTGTCCTGTACCATTTACAGATACAAAGTTGTATATCACAACCTCGCCATCCAACATCCAATCCGTCTTAACAGTAGCTAAGGTAAAGTACCCCACATCTTCTACTGCAATAGGTGTTGTAACTGTTTGATTAGCCTCATCCACAATTCCTCCTTCATCTACCCACATCTTATCCTTTTCGTTCCAGCGAACAATGCGTAGGTTTTTATCTGCTTCTAACAACAATTCAGCCGGTGTAGTACGCTTGTCATAACTCAAAGTAACAATCGCATTCTCTTGCTTATTGTCCCTCTTTTTTATAATCCAGTACTCCATATTATCCACTAATTGAATAACCCCTGCCTTTTTTGTACGTTCATCAAAAAATGGCTTATCCTTGTAAATATACTCTGCAGAGAATATATCTTTATTTGACTTAACCATTGACGTTCCCGCTGGGCGATACATTCCTTGGTCGCCAATAGGAAAAGTAAAATCGCTTTTACCCTCCTTTTCAACAGCTCCTTCCAGGTGACTCTTATCCGATGGATTAGCAGCTTCTGCTTTATCTAAAAAAGTAACGGCTCCTTTGTTTTTATCAACCTTTCCAATACCATTTAAAAAATCAGCCTTACCCGCCACAATCATATTGTTTTGAATATCAAAAGCCATCTTCTCTGTAGCATTGTCTAGCACTAAATCGTTAAACTTAGTCAGGCTATCACCCACTATTACCTGTGTAGTCTTACCCATCAGAATAGTTTTCCCTTCTGGTGTAATCCCCTTATAATCAAAACTCCCTTCATTAGTCAGGTGTTTATGCACCATAAAAGTTCCGTTATTTTTAAAATCCGCTTTAGCCTTATTTTCAAAATCATAATGCGTAGAAAGCAGTGAGCCAGCCTTTACATATAGCTGCCCTTTATTCACTGTTTGCGCCATCGTACCTAACGGAGTAAGAGATAGAACTACTAAGAGTGTGTTATAATTAATTTTCATCATGTCGCTCTTTTATAGTTCACTATTTTACTACAAACACGATGTTCATAATTGAATAAGCACTCCCCGTACCAATAACTTTATACTTCATTAAACCCTTCTCATCAATTACGATTTCATCAAATGTTGTCTTATCGTAATCAGTTACATAATAGTACAAATCCGTTGCGTTTGGGAAATGAGGAATACCACCTTTATCTGCCATAGGAGCACCTGTACTTCCTACAGCATTCCCTTTTAAACCAAACTGCTTTGTGTACTCAGCATATAAGTCTTTCTCTTCTAGTTTATCAGCCGTTACTGTTGACGTATCAAAAACAATAGAAGGCATATAGAAAAATTTCACAGCCTTATTATCTGTTGTTACCATTTGTTGCCACTTCGTACCATCGTTATAATAAAACCCAGGCACTACATCATTAACTTTACTGGTATTATAAACAGTCATACCTGCTACGTGTTCGTTTAAAGGTGTAGCGTCTGTTGTTTTTTCTAATGCTAAACGAGGTAATAAAAGACCTTTATTTGTAGCATCTAACTCTAAAACTGCATTTGCATTAACATCTGGAGTATTATTAGCTCCCGCCACTCCAATTTTAGTTTGTGCAAATCCTAAAGTCGTTAGTAAAGTAAATGCAAATCCTAAATATATTTTTTTCATAATGTCATTTTGAGTTTAAGTGTAAGGAAGTACAAGTGGTGAGTTGTACTTCCTTTTTTTAATTATCTTGTTGTTTTGAGTTTGAAGTTGTCACTAAGGCTATTTTACCAAATCACCTGTGTATTCAACTACTACGTCATAGTCTCCTGTAGGAACAACTATGAATTGTGA contains these protein-coding regions:
- a CDS encoding type IX secretion system membrane protein PorP/SprF; amino-acid sequence: MNYNSILKKVGLCLVCLATAQQTFGQQDPQYTQYMYNPSNVNPAYAGSTGALSLFGHYRAQWVGLDGAPKTAHLSAHSPIGDSKLGIGGTFTNDKLGVMTENNISLDMSYTIDVNRDFKLAFGVKATANLLDVEYDKLHAYDPSAAELANNIKNKFNPNVGAGLYLYSDKAYVGLSVPNFLTTDRYDDNEITVMSQKAHFYVMGGYVFELNPSLKFKPAFLAKAVSGAPLQVDLTANFLFIDKFTVGAAYRWDASVSGLVGFQVNPNLMIGYSYDADTTKLANYNSGSHEFFLKFDIFNHKTKLNTPRFF
- a CDS encoding gliding motility-associated C-terminal domain-containing protein produces the protein MMKINYNTLLVVLSLTPLGTMAQTVNKGQLYVKAGSLLSTHYDFENKAKADFKNNGTFMVHKHLTNEGSFDYKGITPEGKTILMGKTTQVIVGDSLTKFNDLVLDNATEKMAFDIQNNMIVAGKADFLNGIGKVDKNKGAVTFLDKAEAANPSDKSHLEGAVEKEGKSDFTFPIGDQGMYRPAGTSMVKSNKDIFSAEYIYKDKPFFDERTKKAGVIQLVDNMEYWIIKKRDNKQENAIVTLSYDKRTTPAELLLEADKNLRIVRWNEKDKMWVDEGGIVDEANQTVTTPIAVEDVGYFTLATVKTDWMLDGEVVIYNFVSVNGTGHNEFFRIDNLNKYPDNRVEIYNRWGVKVYETTNYNSNGNVFKGYSEGRVTMNKNEKLPSGTYYFVVTYEYPDKSTGASRRIKKTGYLHLESN